In bacterium, the following proteins share a genomic window:
- a CDS encoding zinc ribbon domain-containing protein, with the protein MPIYEYQCADCNKVFEVLHGINEKPELHCESCGGSKVTRVMSAGAFVFKGSGFYATDYKNKSNGSSCSTCSESGSCPSAGAKS; encoded by the coding sequence ATGCCGATCTACGAGTATCAGTGCGCGGATTGCAACAAGGTGTTCGAGGTCCTGCACGGGATAAACGAGAAGCCCGAGCTGCACTGCGAAAGCTGCGGCGGCTCTAAAGTGACACGGGTGATGAGCGCCGGGGCGTTCGTGTTCAAGGGCAGCGGTTTCTACGCCACGGATTACAAGAACAAGTCCAACGGTTCATCCTGCTCGACCTGTTCCGAATCGGGGAGCTGCCCGAGCGCCGGCGCGAAGAGCTGA
- the groES gene encoding co-chaperone GroES codes for MKIKPLADRVVVKPLEETEQKKGSIIIPDTAKEKPQQGEIVAVGPGKMSDEGKPVKMELKKGDKVLYGKYSGTEVTVDGEEYLIMRESDVLAVI; via the coding sequence ATGAAGATCAAACCCCTGGCTGACCGAGTGGTGGTAAAGCCCCTCGAAGAGACCGAGCAGAAGAAGGGTAGCATCATCATCCCCGACACGGCCAAGGAAAAGCCCCAGCAGGGCGAGATAGTGGCTGTGGGCCCCGGCAAGATGAGCGATGAGGGCAAGCCGGTAAAGATGGAGCTGAAGAAGGGTGACAAGGTCCTCTACGGCAAGTATTCCGGCACCGAGGTCACGGTGGACGGTGAGGAGTACCTGATCATGCGTGAGAGCGACGTGCTCGCGGTCATCTGA